In the Brevundimonas mediterranea genome, CCCCTATATCCGCGAACGGCTGCACGATTTCGAGGACCTGGCCAACCGGCTGCTGCGGGTGTTGGCGGGCGACAAGCCGGGTGAGCGCGAACTGCCGGACGACGCCATTCTCGTGGCGCGCAACCTGGGTCCGGCGGACCTGCTGGAATATCCGCGCGACAAGCTGAAGGGCCTGTTGCTGGAAGAAGGCTCGGCCGCCAGCCACGCCGCCATCGTCGCCCGCGCGCTGCAGATCCCGTGCGTCGGCCGCCTGATGGGCCTGCGCGACCGGCTGTCGGAAGGCGACGTCGTCATCGCCGATGGCGAGACCGGCGAGGCCTATCTGCGGCCCCGCCCCGATATGATTGAGGCGGTCCAGTCGCGTATGGCCGTGCGCGACCAGCGCCAGGCCCAGTTCGCCCAATTGCGCGACACCCCCGCCGTGACCCTGGACGGCCAGCGCATCACCCTGCTGACCAACGCCGGCCTGGCGGTGGACCTGGAGAATCTGAACGAGACGGGGGCGGAGGGCATCGGCCTGTTCCGCACCGAATTCCAGTTCATGGTCTCGGACGAGCTGCCCCGGCTGAACGCCCAGACGGCCCTGTACAAGCTGGTGCTGGACGCCGCCGGCGACCGGCCCGTCACCTTCCGCACCCTGGACATCGGCGGCGACAAGGTCCTGCCCTATCTGGAGGCCGAGCGGGAGGAGAACCCCGCCCTGGGCCGGCGCGCCATCCGCCTGGGCCTGGACCGGCCGTCTTTGTTACGGATGCAACTTCGGGCCCTGCTGACGGCGGCGGCGGGTCGCGAGCTGCGCGTCATGTTCCCGATGATCGCCACGGTGGACGAGTTCCGCGCCGCGCGCGAACTGGTCGACGTCGAATGCGCCTGGGCCAAGCGGCGCGGCCGCGCCCTGCCCGCCCTGCTGCGCGTCGGGGCCATGGTCGAATGCCCGTCGCTGCTGTGGCACCTCGACGCGCTTCTGCCCCTGACCGACTTCGTCTCGATCGGGACCAACGACCTGTTCCAGTACATGTACGCCGCCGACCGGACCAATCCCCTGGTCTCGGACCGCTACGATCCCCTGTCGCCCCCGACCCTGCGCGCCCTGCAGACGATCCAGAAGGCCTGCGCCGACACCGGCACCCCGGTCTCGATCTGCGGCGAACTGGCGGGCCGGCCGCTGGAGGCCTTCGCCCTGATCACCCTGGGCTTCACCCGCCTGTCGGCCCCGGCCGGCGGCGTCGGCCCGGTCAAGCGGATGATCCTGTCCGCGGACCTGACGGCGGCGCGCCGGGGCCTGAACAATCTGCTGAATCTCTCGACCGGCTCGGTGCGCAACGAGATCGAATCCCTGGCGCGGAAGTTGAACATCGCCGTCTGAGAGTCTTCGCGCGCGTTCCGTTTTGGGAATCGCCGTTGATGGGGCGGGCATTATGGTTTATCCACAGGACGCATCAGGACTGCCTCCGGGGGGAGGCGAGTCCAGTCACGAAGACATGCTACCGGACGGGTCCGTTTCGAGTACGGAGCGGCTTCAAGCCGTTCCGAGTGTGGGGTCAGGCGTCATGGCGCTGGATGCGGGGCAAGCCCCCGACGAGTTCAAGGCTCATCCTGATTGGAAGGACATTGCGCCCTCCATCGCAGAGTCCGTGACTCTGGGCGACGGCCTGCGCCGGGCGCGCGAGTCGTCCGGCAAGTCCCTGGCGGATCTGTCCGCCGAAACCAAGGTCCATTCGCGGTTCCTGACCGCTCTGGAGCAGAACGACTGGTCCTCCCTGCCCTCTCGGGTTTTCGCCATCGGCTATGTGCGTGGCTATGCGGCCGCCCTGGGCCTCGACGAGCAATTGGCCGTCGAACGGTTCAAGCGCGACAGCCCCGACACCTCGGCTCCGTTGAAAGCGCCCATCGGCATCGCCTTTGAGGATGTGAAACGCTATTCGCCGCGCATCATCGCGGTCGTCGCCGTGGCCGCCCTCGCCATCGTCGGATGGAATGTCTTCCAGCGCATCAATCTGATGAAGGCGCCCCGCGCCTCCGACATCGCCGCCGTGCCCGAGAGCTGGACCCTGGGAGACGTGCCCGGTCAGAACGGTCTGATCGACCTCAGCGCGCCCCGCGCCGCACCGCTGGACCAGACCACGCCGGCCCTCTACATCACGCCCGGCCTGGAGGCCCAGCTGACCGGGATCGATCCCAATGATCCTGCGGTGCTGGCGGCGACGGCGGCGGCCAACAACGCCCCCGTGCAAAAGGCCTTCAACCCACGCGGCGCCGTCTATGGCGCCCCCGCCACCGCCTCCCAGGTGGTGATCCAGGCCAAGAAGGCCGGCGCCCTGGTCGTTCGGCTGGGGGACGGTCAGGCCCTGTTCGCCCGCCAGATGGCCGCCGGCGAGGCCTGGCGCGCGCCGATGGGCGTCAGCGCCACCATCGATGTATCGGATCCGGCGGCCTTTGACGTCTATCTGAACGGCGAACACGGCGGCATCCTGCCGGCTGTCCTGACGCCCCTGGCCCAGTTGAACAGCCGCGCAGAACAGGCCGCCCGCCAGGTGGCGGAGGACCAGGCCCGCCGCGTGGCGCAGGCTCAGGCCGTGCGGGCGGCCCAACAAGCCGCTCAACCCGCCCCTCCCCCCGTCGCGGCGACAAACTGATCGTCGCCCCCGTGGCCCTGACGCCGTCTTCGGCCTATATGAGCCCGTGATGAGCGACCACACCCACGTCCGACCCTGGCGCCATATCGAGCGCCGCAAGAGCCGCCAGATCCGCGTGGGCTCCGTCCTCGTGGGCGGCGACGCCCCGATCAGCGTGCAGTCGATGACCAATACGCCGACGTCCGACGCGGCGGCGACGATCGACCAGATCCGTCAGCTGGAAGAGGCCGGCGCCGACATCGTCCGCGTCTCCTGCCCCGACGTGGAATCGACCGAGGCCTTCAAGACCATCGCCCGCGAGGCCAAGGTCCCCTTGGTCGCCGACATTCATTTCCACTACAAGCGCGGCATCGAGGCGGCCCAGGCGGGCGCCGCCTGCCTGCGGATCAATCCGGGCAATATCGGCAGTCCCGACCGCGTCCGCGACGTGATCCAGGCCGCCAAGGACCACGGCTGTTCGATGCGGATCGGCGTCAACGCCGGCTCGCTGGAAAAGGAGCTGCTGGAGAAGTACGGCGAGCCCTGCCCCGACGCCATGGTCGAGAGCGCCCTGAACCACGCCCGCATCCTGCAGGACCACGACTTCCACGAGTTCAAGATCTCGGTGAAGGCGTCCGACCCCTTCCTGACCGTCGCCGCCTATCAGCAGTTGGCCGATGCCATCGACTGCCCTCTGCACCTGGGCGTGACCGAGGCGGGGCCGCTGCGCACCGGCACGATCAAATCGGCCATCGGCATGGGCTCGATGCTGTGGGCCGGCATCGGCGACACCATCCGCGTGTCGCTGGCCGCCGATCCGGTCGAGGAGATCAAGGTCGGCTTCGACATCCTGAAGTCGCTGGGCCTGCGCCATCGGGGCGTCAACATCATCGCCTGTCCGTCGTGCGCGCGTCAGGGCTTCAACGTCATCGAGACCGTGACCCTGCTGGAAGAGAAACTGGCCCATATCTCGACGCCGATGAGCCTGTCGGTGATCGGCTGCGTCGTGAACGGCCCGGGCGAGGCCCTCTATACCGACATCGGCTTCACCGGCGGCGGCAAGGGGGCGGGCATGATCTATCTGAACGGCAAGATCGCCCACAAACAGGCCAACGACGGCATGATCGACCATATCGTCGACCTGGTCGAGCAGAAGGCCGCCGAACTGGACGCGGCCCGGGCGGCGGAGCTTCAGGCGGCGGAATAGACCCGCCCCTCGAGGTTGCACAAGGTTTGATGAAATTCACGCCTGAGTGATTGACCGATCGTGTCGGAAGTGCAACCTCTGCCGTTGGTTCGCCTGGGGAGGCTGAACCTTAATCCACTGAGGGGCCTTATGATTTCCAAAAATTCCGCACGTTTCGGCGTGCGCTTGCTCATGCTTGCCGGCGTGGCGATGTCGCTGCCCGCCTGCGCCACCGTGACGCGTGGCTCCAGTCAGCAATTCTCCGTCCAGAGCACCCCGCCCGGCGCCCAGGTCAGCACGTCGAACGGCTTCGAATGCCAGGCGACGCCCTGCACCTTCCGCATGTCGCGCAAGGACGCCTTCCGCATCACCGTGTCCAAGGACGGCTACGTCGCCCAGACCCATGACATCACCAGCAGCGTCTCCGGCGCGGGCGGCACGGCCATGGCCGGCAACATCCTGATCGGCGGCATCATCGGCGGGGCGATCGACGCCACCTCCGGCGCCATGAATGATCTGAAGCCCAATCCGCTGATCGTGACCCTGCGCACCCCGGCCGAAGAAGCGGCCGCAGCCCAGGCCCCCGTCGCGACGCCGCCCGCCGCAGCCGCAGCCGGAGGCGAATAATGATCCGTCGTCTCGCCGCCGCCGCCGCTCTGGGCGCCCTGATGGGCGTCGCGGCCTGCGCCAGCCCGTCCAACCCCGCGCTCATGACCTTGCCGGCGACATCGGGCCTCACGGCGGCGCCCGGCGATCTCGGCTATCGGTCGGTGACGACAGTCACGGTTTCCGGCGGCCAGAACACCAATCCGATGTGGACCTCCGAGGTTTCGAATGCGGACTTCAAGACCGCGCTGGAAGGCTCGTTGACGGCCGCCGGCTATATGGGGACCGAAGGTCAGCCCATGACGGTCTCCGCATCCTTGATCGACCTGAAACAGCCGATGGCCG is a window encoding:
- a CDS encoding helix-turn-helix domain-containing protein, producing MALDAGQAPDEFKAHPDWKDIAPSIAESVTLGDGLRRARESSGKSLADLSAETKVHSRFLTALEQNDWSSLPSRVFAIGYVRGYAAALGLDEQLAVERFKRDSPDTSAPLKAPIGIAFEDVKRYSPRIIAVVAVAALAIVGWNVFQRINLMKAPRASDIAAVPESWTLGDVPGQNGLIDLSAPRAAPLDQTTPALYITPGLEAQLTGIDPNDPAVLAATAAANNAPVQKAFNPRGAVYGAPATASQVVIQAKKAGALVVRLGDGQALFARQMAAGEAWRAPMGVSATIDVSDPAAFDVYLNGEHGGILPAVLTPLAQLNSRAEQAARQVAEDQARRVAQAQAVRAAQQAAQPAPPPVAATN
- the ptsP gene encoding phosphoenolpyruvate--protein phosphotransferase encodes the protein MTRGPRILLRQIREALGGAGAGATPAQDRLNMVVRIIARSMVAEVCSIYLRRASGELELFATEGLNPDAVHNTRLRPGEGLVGEVARMAQPISLSDAPSHPSFSYRPETGEDPYHAFLGAPLLRGGRAIGVLVVQNRTERRYDEEEVEDIQTIAMVLSETVSSGELLEQDELRDVELAPHRPERLKGQKFGDGLAVGRVVLHEAPLPPEKLLSEDPAMEEARLKLALASLKTGLDAMLDKGQGLAGPSFEVLETYRMFADDRGWNRSLEEAVRNGLTAEAAVDRVRNEHRARFAQARDPYIRERLHDFEDLANRLLRVLAGDKPGERELPDDAILVARNLGPADLLEYPRDKLKGLLLEEGSAASHAAIVARALQIPCVGRLMGLRDRLSEGDVVIADGETGEAYLRPRPDMIEAVQSRMAVRDQRQAQFAQLRDTPAVTLDGQRITLLTNAGLAVDLENLNETGAEGIGLFRTEFQFMVSDELPRLNAQTALYKLVLDAAGDRPVTFRTLDIGGDKVLPYLEAEREENPALGRRAIRLGLDRPSLLRMQLRALLTAAAGRELRVMFPMIATVDEFRAARELVDVECAWAKRRGRALPALLRVGAMVECPSLLWHLDALLPLTDFVSIGTNDLFQYMYAADRTNPLVSDRYDPLSPPTLRALQTIQKACADTGTPVSICGELAGRPLEAFALITLGFTRLSAPAGGVGPVKRMILSADLTAARRGLNNLLNLSTGSVRNEIESLARKLNIAV
- a CDS encoding PEGA domain-containing protein, which translates into the protein MLAGVAMSLPACATVTRGSSQQFSVQSTPPGAQVSTSNGFECQATPCTFRMSRKDAFRITVSKDGYVAQTHDITSSVSGAGGTAMAGNILIGGIIGGAIDATSGAMNDLKPNPLIVTLRTPAEEAAAAQAPVATPPAAAAAGGE
- the ispG gene encoding flavodoxin-dependent (E)-4-hydroxy-3-methylbut-2-enyl-diphosphate synthase codes for the protein MMSDHTHVRPWRHIERRKSRQIRVGSVLVGGDAPISVQSMTNTPTSDAAATIDQIRQLEEAGADIVRVSCPDVESTEAFKTIAREAKVPLVADIHFHYKRGIEAAQAGAACLRINPGNIGSPDRVRDVIQAAKDHGCSMRIGVNAGSLEKELLEKYGEPCPDAMVESALNHARILQDHDFHEFKISVKASDPFLTVAAYQQLADAIDCPLHLGVTEAGPLRTGTIKSAIGMGSMLWAGIGDTIRVSLAADPVEEIKVGFDILKSLGLRHRGVNIIACPSCARQGFNVIETVTLLEEKLAHISTPMSLSVIGCVVNGPGEALYTDIGFTGGGKGAGMIYLNGKIAHKQANDGMIDHIVDLVEQKAAELDAARAAELQAAE